The Bacillaceae bacterium IKA-2 DNA window TCCCATGTTTTTTTCTCTTCCATTAACCTCGCCCACCTTAAAATCAGATCCTCTGAGTATGCGTTTGTTTTCCCAAATAAACGGAAAAATCAACTCAAGTCTCTCTTAGTATTTAAGATACACAAAAAACTATTCAAATAGGTCGATTAAGTCACTAAATATATCCGGCTGTAAATATTTTAGTTAATCCAGAGAACAATAAGTAAAGTTCATTAGCGAAAAACTATAAATTATGCTAGTTACGACCGAATTGCTTCTTTTTGGGAGATAAATGCATCGTTTCCGACGATAATTGAATCCTCTGTGAAAATAGCCTTCAACTTATCAATTCTGAAACTAAAAAAAACTTGGCTTATCGCCAAGTTTTTTTATCATATAATTATTTTTCCGCTTCTTTTTTTTCAGTAGCTTTAGACTCTTTATCATCATCAAGATCGTTAGTTAATTCCTTCGTTGACTTTTTGAATTCTTTTAAAGTCTGACCCAACGCTCTGCCCATTTCTGGTAGCTTCTTTGGACCAAAAATAATTAGTACGATAATTAAGATTAAAATTAAACCTGGAATACCGATATTACCTAGCATATTATCTCCTCTTTCAAATTAATTTTTTAGCAATTTAGAGCTTAGATCAACGACAACTTTATAACCACCTAATTGTTCAACCGTCTTTTTAAACTCTGCTGAATCAATTACTTTTAAAAATAACTTTCCACCATCACTGTTATAAAATTCCTTCGAGATAACTAAATCATAATTTTCGTCAGCCACATAAACAAAATCGAGATCGATTGCTTTAGCTGCCGAATATACGCCTAAACCAACACTATTATCTTTTTCTTTTATTTCAGCTGCAACACTTAAATGTGAAAACATTTCACGTTCATAGCCTTGAATTTGTTCACTAGTATATGAGTGTTTTTTCATTAAAGAGTCAAATAAGATTCTCGTACCTGCTCCTCGTTGCCGATTTACGTATGATAATCCTTTTTCAACAATGTCCGTTAATGTTTTTATATTGTAGGGATTCCCCTTAGGGACAATCCAACCCTGCTCCCGCTTTAAAAATGGAATAACGACAACGTCTTCGGAATTCAAATACTTTTTTACATATGGTAAATTATACGTTTCTGTTTCAGGATCTAGAAGGTGGATCGCCGTTACATGAGCCTCACCCTTACGAATCGCCATGATACCAGCTAAACTACCGACATGTGATGAAATAACTTGTCTATGAATATCGTGTTTTTTTAATAAAGACGAGACGATATCAATTGATAAATCATGACTACCTGTAAATAAAACTGCTTTATTGATCGACTCGATTGGCTTATAAAGCTCAATTGTAACTTCCTCACCTTGTTCTAGTCCCTGACTATCAGGAGGAACTACTAAAATGCCGTCTGCACGAACCATCGACATGGTTACACCTGCAGCTCTTGTTAAGGGATTTGCGACATATTCGCCATTTACAAACCCTATATTCATGCGCACGAAATCTTCTGCTCCCATGTTTGAAACGATTCGGCGACCGAGACGAACTTTCAACGTATCTCGTTTGGGTTCTTGGATACCTTGGTAATGATAAATTAACGGTCGTAAAAACCACTCTAATGCTAAACAAGCCGAAACAGGATAGCCTGGTACACCGATAATTGGTTTTCCTTTGACCTCACCAAGTATAACCGGTTTTCCTGGCCGAGTTGCAACACCATGCGTGAACACTTCACCAAGTTGATTAATAACGTGAACAGAGTAATCTTTAGAACCAGCTGATGTCCCAGCGTTAATAATAATCATATCTGCTTCTTGGGCCGCTTTTTCAATCGCTTCCATGATTTGTTTTGGGTTATCAACAACGATATCAAAAAGAAGCGGTTCCCCGCCCCATTCTTCAATAAAGCTAGCAAAAATTGTTCCATTGAATTCGATAATATCACCAGGCTTCATTGTTATACCGGGTTGAACAAGTTCGTTACCCGTTGGTAAAATCGCTACCTTAGGCTTTTTAACGACTGGAAGTTCTAATACACCTCCAGCTAACAATGCTCCTAAGTCGACTGGTCTTACTACATGCCCTTGAGGTAAGATCATTTCACCACAAACAACATCTTCTCCAACTGGACGAATATTTTGCCACGGAGTTGCTGGGACAATTATTTCAACAGTAGCTTCATCAATTTCTTGGAGATCCTCGACCATAATCACTGCATTAAATTCATAAGGTATCGGGTTGCCTGTATCAACGTAACAAAACTGTTGACCTTGCTTCAAATGTAATGGTCGCTGTTCATGGGCTTCGTACGTCTCTTCTGCCCTAACGGCAATTCCGTCCATAGCCGATGCATGGTAGTGAGGCATCGATAAATTAGCGTAAATAGGTAAAGCCGTCACTCTTCTTAACGCCTTCTGTGTTGGAATCGTTTCTATTTCTGTTCGTAACTTTGTTTTTTCAATAAATTCTTCCCTAGCTTTTTTTCGAGGTTTATCTTCTAAGTAGACTTTCCGCTTAAATTCTTTATTGCTCACTTTAGCGACCTCCTTAACGAAACAATATAGCTGACACAAGCTCACCTTGACTAACACCTTCATTTTCAGCTTTAATTTCTATGATTGCATCACTCTGTACTAGAGTTGAGATTAATCCTGATTTCCCTATAATCGGTTCGGCCCACCATTCACCATCTATCTCTTCTAACTTCACACGAATATAATCTGTTCGTCCCATAGCAGAGTGAATATTTTTTGTCACCCTTACTTGGACTCGATCTAATTTATGATTTGAAACTTCACCGCTAAGTTTCTTTAAAATTTGTTGACCAAATAAAGAAAATACGATCATTGCCGCTGCTGGATGACCGGGCAGGCCGATAATTGGCTTTCCTGATGCGATTGCCAAAATGGTTGGCTTCCCTGGTTTGACGGAAACGCCGTGAACAAATACCCCTGGCTCACCAAGAGATTCGATGACCTGTGTCGTATAATCTTTTGCACCAACCGAGCTTCCTCCCGAAAGAACAAGACAATCTACGTTGTCAAATAACTCTTTTGCCTTTTGTTGATATTCGGTAAAATCGTCTGTAACAATTCCTGCATAGATTGACTTTGCTCCCCATTCTCGGACTAAACTTGTAATCGTTAGTGCATTAACATCTCTAACCTGTCCTATTTGGAGGGTTTCAGTCTGATAC harbors:
- the tatA gene encoding twin-arginine translocase TatA/TatE family subunit — protein: MLGNIGIPGLILILIIVLIIFGPKKLPEMGRALGQTLKEFKKSTKELTNDLDDDKESKATEKKEAEK
- a CDS encoding molybdopterin biosynthesis protein, which gives rise to MSNKEFKRKVYLEDKPRKKAREEFIEKTKLRTEIETIPTQKALRRVTALPIYANLSMPHYHASAMDGIAVRAEETYEAHEQRPLHLKQGQQFCYVDTGNPIPYEFNAVIMVEDLQEIDEATVEIIVPATPWQNIRPVGEDVVCGEMILPQGHVVRPVDLGALLAGGVLELPVVKKPKVAILPTGNELVQPGITMKPGDIIEFNGTIFASFIEEWGGEPLLFDIVVDNPKQIMEAIEKAAQEADMIIINAGTSAGSKDYSVHVINQLGEVFTHGVATRPGKPVILGEVKGKPIIGVPGYPVSACLALEWFLRPLIYHYQGIQEPKRDTLKVRLGRRIVSNMGAEDFVRMNIGFVNGEYVANPLTRAAGVTMSMVRADGILVVPPDSQGLEQGEEVTIELYKPIESINKAVLFTGSHDLSIDIVSSLLKKHDIHRQVISSHVGSLAGIMAIRKGEAHVTAIHLLDPETETYNLPYVKKYLNSEDVVVIPFLKREQGWIVPKGNPYNIKTLTDIVEKGLSYVNRQRGAGTRILFDSLMKKHSYTSEQIQGYEREMFSHLSVAAEIKEKDNSVGLGVYSAAKAIDLDFVYVADENYDLVISKEFYNSDGGKLFLKVIDSAEFKKTVEQLGGYKVVVDLSSKLLKN
- a CDS encoding molybdopterin molybdotransferase MoeA, translating into MQFFNVKTVEETHAQIEELIHAIKDTETIPLEEALYRVTAKEVVATDSVPSFPRSTVDGYAVRAKETFGSSETMPGFLNVAGQVKMGEEVITRLHEGEAVYIPTGGMVPPGSDSVIMIEHCEDLAGLLNTYKQVAPAENIIQIGEDVREGEVLVGKGTRLRPQELGAIAAIGLSHVTVFKQLTIGYLSSGDEIVPYQTETLQIGQVRDVNALTITSLVREWGAKSIYAGIVTDDFTEYQQKAKELFDNVDCLVLSGGSSVGAKDYTTQVIESLGEPGVFVHGVSVKPGKPTILAIASGKPIIGLPGHPAAAMIVFSLFGQQILKKLSGEVSNHKLDRVQVRVTKNIHSAMGRTDYIRVKLEEIDGEWWAEPIIGKSGLISTLVQSDAIIEIKAENEGVSQGELVSAILFR